TTTAaacttgatttgttttttgttggttacATTATTATACTATTTCATCAGTTTGTTCATAATGgccataatatttttatgtataaacaaataaaaacacaaaaggaAACCAAGTAAGAGGACGGCGATCCAGCACGCCGCCGTCTCCATAGCCGTTTCCTTCTCTCGCCGCCACTTCATATCCGCCTTCCCCGTCTTCCTCTCCATGAATTCTTTATACTTctctttcccttcttcttcccctCCCACCCGAAACCTTCGACGTTCCATTCCCAGAGCCGATGCTAAGATTACCAAACTACCCTTCCCTCCTAAGTTCTTTCCCTCCATGTCCTCCGCTACTAGGCTCACCTCCCTTATCTGCACCTCCGCCTTCTCCTCTCCCCTCCGGCTAAACGCCGCCAGCACCACTGTCACCTTGAACTCTACTTCCTccgacttcttcttcctctcgcccacGACGAAGACCGTGGAGAATTTTACGTGGACTTCTCCGGTCAGCCAGTGACGTTCCACGGAGACGGGTCTTCGGGTTGATACATCCGCCGCGCGTTTACGGGTCGGGTCAATGAGTATCCAACTCAATGAGAGATTATTTTCCAAGTCACTTTTCCACGTGTCACCTTCCCATTGTTCCACCAGCGAAACCCTGGTCGAGATCAGTTCTTTGGGCTCGACAAGATCAACACGCATAGGAGAGCAGAGGAACCAACCGGAGACAGTCTCTGTCACATGAACCTTTGAGAAAATCACTTCGCCTTTGTAGAATATATCAACGGCTGAGACTAACTCCGTCGTACATTCAACGGTCGGTGGGAGATTATTGATCATCACACCATTCTGTTCAAGAAACGGAAAAGAATCGGAGAAAAACGTCCGGTGACCGGCGGGGAACGTTGAGATGATGCTTTGGACACGTGCGTCTAACGTAGAAGGCCACGTGAGGGAACATTGTTGCTTCCAGAGGGATTCTTCCGAGGAGAAAGAGTGTAGGTTAATGCAAGTGCAGCTCAAGGCGGCGAGTGAAGCACCGTCGACACGGGTTAGGATGTTAGAACGTAAAACATCGGAGGACACGGCGTTGATTCCCGAACTTTTGATACGTGATGGTTGCTCCACCATCGACGAAGACGAAAGCATGATGAGATGAAGGATTGAGTACTTTGAAGGAAGTGCTCTAATGAAGCATTTATTGAATCTTTTCGTTGCGTTTTCTATATAATTACattatttattgaataaatAGTACGTACtggtagaaaaatatattatttttttgggttgtcAACTATATGGCACACTAGCTAGAGCATGATAACTAAAACCcataaaa
The Camelina sativa cultivar DH55 chromosome 6, Cs, whole genome shotgun sequence genome window above contains:
- the LOC104790691 gene encoding F-box protein At3g44326-like is translated as MLSSSSMVEQPSRIKSSGINAVSSDVLRSNILTRVDGASLAALSCTCINLHSFSSEESLWKQQCSLTWPSTLDARVQSIISTFPAGHRTFFSDSFPFLEQNGVMINNLPPTVECTTELVSAVDIFYKGEVIFSKVHVTETVSGWFLCSPMRVDLVEPKELISTRVSLVEQWEGDTWKSDLENNLSLSWILIDPTRKRAADVSTRRPVSVERHWLTGEVHVKFSTVFVVGERKKKSEEVEFKVTVVLAAFSRRGEEKAEVQIREVSLVAEDMEGKNLGGKGSLVILASALGMERRRFRVGGEEEGKEKYKEFMERKTGKADMKWRREKETAMETAACWIAVLLLGFLLCFYLFIHKNIMAIMNKLMK